From the genome of Rathayibacter sp. VKM Ac-2759, one region includes:
- a CDS encoding Pr6Pr family membrane protein has translation MRKAFAILRLALAGTGVVGLVADFLYTLGFRAFQIDNFFAYFTTQSNMAGVVVLALSGLVALAREREPRWLSSVRALVLTYIVVSGIVFGLIAVEANNRGVRVDVPWSSALLHFVIPALAILDWILAPGRHPVRWRWALTVLGFPIVWGVITLVRGALIGWYPYFFLDPGQVDGPVAFVLYDVIVLGLISGIAAFVVALSRVRPLGAPRAAEWRGPFARLRELVSRGRRRTAPAPSARP, from the coding sequence GTGCGGAAGGCGTTCGCGATCCTCCGACTCGCACTCGCGGGCACCGGTGTCGTGGGGCTCGTCGCCGACTTCCTCTACACGCTCGGCTTCCGCGCGTTCCAGATCGACAACTTCTTCGCCTACTTCACGACCCAGTCGAACATGGCCGGAGTCGTCGTGCTCGCCCTCTCGGGGCTCGTCGCCCTGGCCCGCGAGCGCGAGCCGCGCTGGCTCAGCAGCGTCCGAGCCCTGGTGCTGACCTACATCGTCGTCTCGGGCATCGTCTTCGGACTGATCGCGGTCGAGGCGAACAACCGCGGAGTGCGCGTCGACGTGCCCTGGTCGAGTGCGCTCCTGCACTTCGTGATCCCGGCGCTCGCGATCCTCGACTGGATCCTGGCGCCGGGCCGGCACCCGGTGCGCTGGCGCTGGGCCCTCACCGTCCTCGGATTCCCGATCGTCTGGGGTGTCATCACCCTCGTCCGCGGCGCGCTGATCGGCTGGTACCCGTACTTCTTCCTCGACCCGGGCCAGGTCGACGGCCCCGTCGCCTTCGTGCTCTACGACGTCATCGTGCTCGGGCTGATCTCGGGCATCGCGGCGTTCGTCGTCGCGCTCAGCCGCGTGCGGCCGCTCGGCGCGCCCCGCGCGGCGGAGTGGCGGGGCCCGTTCGCGAGACTGCGCGAGCTCGTCAGCCGGGGACGACGGCGAACGGCTCCAGCGCCGTCTGCGCGACCGTGA
- a CDS encoding DUF4184 family protein → MPFTPSHAVVALAFSNGRIPAAAVAVGAMAPDVGLYLPVRWARESTHSLLGVVTVDLLLGAVCLVLWNLLLAPAWRDLAPWIVRVRLRPRPPRPRGARAWTAALLLTAAGLVIGSASHVLWDGFTHVGGPFVAAMPFLEQRIGPFPGYKWAQYASGVLGLLGLCIGAAVWYVARKPHLIETDARGPARLAAWTTVLAAAVVPAGIVLAGTGLDPFEEEYRSYVVDAAILVITWSVLAVVGVALLWRLAVAPPPEARTDPS, encoded by the coding sequence ATGCCGTTCACCCCGAGCCACGCCGTCGTCGCACTGGCGTTCTCGAACGGGCGGATCCCGGCGGCCGCGGTGGCCGTCGGCGCGATGGCACCCGACGTCGGCCTCTACCTGCCGGTGCGCTGGGCGCGGGAGTCGACCCACTCGCTCCTCGGCGTCGTGACGGTCGACCTGCTCCTCGGCGCCGTCTGCCTCGTGCTGTGGAACCTGCTGCTCGCCCCGGCCTGGCGCGACCTCGCCCCCTGGATCGTGCGGGTGCGCCTCCGCCCCCGCCCGCCGCGACCGAGGGGTGCGCGCGCGTGGACCGCGGCGCTGCTGCTGACGGCGGCCGGCCTCGTGATCGGATCGGCGAGCCACGTGCTCTGGGACGGCTTCACGCACGTGGGCGGGCCGTTCGTGGCGGCGATGCCCTTCCTCGAGCAGCGGATCGGGCCGTTCCCCGGCTACAAGTGGGCGCAGTACGCGAGCGGAGTGCTCGGTCTGCTCGGCCTCTGCATCGGCGCGGCCGTCTGGTACGTCGCCCGGAAGCCGCACCTGATCGAGACCGACGCGCGCGGGCCTGCGCGCCTGGCCGCGTGGACCACCGTGCTCGCGGCAGCGGTCGTGCCGGCCGGCATCGTGCTCGCGGGCACCGGCCTCGACCCGTTCGAGGAGGAGTACCGCTCGTACGTCGTCGACGCGGCGATCCTCGTCATCACCTGGAGCGTCCTGGCCGTCGTCGGCGTGGCGCTGCTCTGGCGGCTCGCCGTCGCTCC